Genomic window (Microbacterium oxydans):
ACATGCCCGCGCACCGCTTCGACGGCAGCGTGTCGAACGGAACCGTGACGGCGGGAGCGGGGGCATGAGCTGGCAGCTCACCGCCGCCGACCTGCCCGACCTCGCCCGCGGCGCGACGCTGCTCGGCACCGGGGGTGGCGGCGACCCCTACATCGGCAAGATGCTCGTCGAGCGTGTGCTGGGGGAGGGGAGCATCACGATCCTCGACCCGGACGAGCTTCCCGATGACCTGTTCGTGATCCCGACGGCCCAGATGGGCGCGCCGACCGTGATGATCGAGAAGATCCCGGCCGGCACGGAGCCCACGCTCGCCCTGCGCACGCTCGAGGAGCACCTCGGGCGGACGGCGGATGCGACGATGCCGATCGAGTGCGGTGGCATCAACTCGATGATCCCGCTCATCGTCGCAGCCGAGACCGGGCTCCCGGTGGTGGACGCCGACGGCATGGGGCGGGCGTTCCCCGAGCTGTCGATGGAGACCTTCGCCGTGTACGGCGTGCACGGCTCGCCCCTCGCCCTCGCGGGAGAGCGCGGCGAGAAGGTCGTGATCGACACGGGCGACGACGACCGGCAGATGGAGTGGCTGGCCCGCGGCATCACGATCCGCCTCGGCGGTGTGGGGCACATCGCCGAGTACGCCATGACCGGAGCCGACGTGCGGCGCACGGCCGTGCCCCGCACGATCTCGATGGCCCTCGCGCTCGGCCGCGCCATCCGGGTCGCCCGCGAGGAGCACCGGTCGCCGTTCGAGGCGATCGCCGACACCCTCTCGACGACGCTCTACCCGCATCTGCGCGAGCTCTGCGTCGGCAAGGTCATCGATGTCGAGCGGCGTACGACCGAGGGCTTCGCCAAGGGCCGCGCGGTCATCGCACCGCTGGGGGCCGAGGAGGGCGACACGTTCGAGATCTCCTTCCAGAACGAGAACCTCATCGCGCACCGGGGGAGCACCCTGGTGGC
Coding sequences:
- a CDS encoding DUF917 domain-containing protein, whose product is MSWQLTAADLPDLARGATLLGTGGGGDPYIGKMLVERVLGEGSITILDPDELPDDLFVIPTAQMGAPTVMIEKIPAGTEPTLALRTLEEHLGRTADATMPIECGGINSMIPLIVAAETGLPVVDADGMGRAFPELSMETFAVYGVHGSPLALAGERGEKVVIDTGDDDRQMEWLARGITIRLGGVGHIAEYAMTGADVRRTAVPRTISMALALGRAIRVAREEHRSPFEAIADTLSTTLYPHLRELCVGKVIDVERRTTEGFAKGRAVIAPLGAEEGDTFEISFQNENLIAHRGSTLVAIVPDLICVVDHETAEPITTEGLRYGQRVRVLGISTPDMMRTPDALAAFGPAAFGLREGFTPVEELAAGEGVSP